Within the Sebastes umbrosus isolate fSebUmb1 chromosome 5, fSebUmb1.pri, whole genome shotgun sequence genome, the region TGccgaatgacttatttctaagaaacttatgagcacatctctggtaaacattttaaagtggtgctttgttTGATTCTTTGTGGTGAAACCAGGCCTGGAATTTCATCTTTTTAGGGGCGAGGCCACTTGGCAGCAGCTCCGCAAAAAAGAGACTAGCCCATAAATAGGGCAGTTGCGGACGGAGCACGGCGCAGCAGAGCCCGGTGTCAAACCATCATCATAAATAGCCTGCTTTTTCCAGGGGTTCATCCCTGACTTGAAATCGAACCTACcactggttactgtatgtgcACAGCGTTTCACTTGATGTCGCCCAGTAAAAGATACTGGTGTCTAAAAATGTATTGACAGGAATGAGGCAAAGGAGAAAACGGCAAAATCATCTGGTGCAGTGTGAGCGGGGCATCTGTAGTTTAATCAAGTAATTCATTTgtcaacaaaatcatatgagtgttagtcgactaagaatttctttggtcgtgGACAgcccatgtttctacagtagccagaACGGAggaaccaaacaccggctctagagaaGGACATTCGCATTTTTTGCAtcgaccaccgtagttctccgacacgcttggcacacaggagaagtttcagttggttgcaatctgtaacctcaccgccagatcctacacactgcacctttaatctgCATGttatttcttgattaatcaggaaataaatagtgaaaaatacctTGTTATAGTTTCCCACAGCCCAAGGTGATGTGTAATTCCGTTTACTATCATATATgtcaaagaaaagcatcaaagcTTGAGATTTGAGAAGCTGCAAACAGCAAATGTTTGACTAAAAGGCTCATTagttttattattcattagTTTCCCAGAGTTGGTTGTTTGTACccaaacccaaatatattcagtttaagaTCAAAGAGACGACAGAAAGATCAACTTATCAATTAAATCGTTGCAactctttctctgtttccaaTATTGATTTATCACAATATGGCAAATTAATGCAAAATGacatatacaataataaaacagatgtttaatGCAATGAACTGTGTTCCACTGTTCTGCATTGCATCAGACAAAACTCTTCCTACGTGTAAAACAAACCTTCAGTAACTCAGTTTGTTagttttcaatttaatttttccTGCAGGCTCATAAGCTGATCTATGCTCGTTGTCAGTAGCGAAGTAAACAAATactttaataaactgtatgaCCGTGAGCTACTTCAGCACAAAGTCTGTGCTTGCAGACAAATTAAATAGACTATTCAGGGCACCAAAACACTGATTATATCCTGTATTATTTATGTTATGATCTGTAATATGTTGGTCAAGGACTTTCAGACATTCAAAAGCAAACTGATAATAAACTTTTGTACAAAAGGTGAGGCTGAAAGATCGAACAGAGCAAGTGTGCGGGTGGAGTGATTCATCACAGCATCATCTTCtctgctttgttttctttgagacATTCAAGGATAAAGttagttttcctttttaaataaatgatgcCTCTTCCGGCCGTTTATAATGAGGGGCTCAGatgtcaggaggaggaggtggacggATGTTCCATCTTCTCACActaatgttttgtgttgcttttaatgGACTTTTCAGGTCCACTAGTGGAACATTTTTACTGCTATTTTCTCTCCGGTTTTGGGAGAATAAAGGTCACTTCCCACGAGGACAGAGTCAGttagtgtgtgtacagtacacaGACTTGTGTTCAGACAAAGAGGTATTCACCGTTTTTCACTTTCTCTGCTGTGACAGAGAGAAATGACAGTCATTGAAAGTCAaagctgcccccccccctcaaAACTAAACTGTCTTCTGTGTTCGCTCAACAAAGCTGTGGTTCATTTGGAAAAGCTTTGAGCTCTGACCAGAGATAAGTGGTCTGCAATCAGGCGCAAAATACTCCTGACTTTTGACATGGCTCTACCTATTTAGACAGTATAATATTTCTACTTtgacaggaagaaaagacaTTGAGACGTGCAACAATAATCTATCGGAAACTGATATTGAAATTTGGCAAAGAGgatcattttatcaattataCTGTATGAAATACATCAaagacggaacctgccaaaataaaaaataaattaataaataaatattaaatgtagcaaaaataatattaaaaataaatgtagccataattaattgataaaatgtgacataaattgatatttctgttataatttgcttctttatttatttatatttgtattaattcccttatttgtttattcttctgtttaactttcccttttatttatttatgtatttacttttattaatttttaaatgtatttatttatttttgcatttatttttatttatgtaattatttttgcatttattttttatttatcttatatttattttaaatgtatgtattttttattatttttttcattaatttatttatttttgcatatattttgtatttatttctttttgcatttctgtgtcattatgcaaatgagaggGCTGTTACttagataatgaaaataaataaatatagaataagacataaattaatgaaagggaatattaaacagaaaggtaaataaataagggaattaatacaaaataaataaattacgaagaaaattaaaactaaaatattaatttatatcccattttatcaattaattaatgactacatttatttttaatattatttgtgcTACATGtaatgacatgtttatttatttattgagtaattaatttatttattcatttattttttattttggcaggttccgtcctccacagAAAGAGAGGCCTCTAATTCTAAATCTCTCAGCTTTCAACCGTCAGTAACCTGTTTGACTACACAACATTTCCATATTATTTTGACTATATACACTTAAACTAGACTAAACAAATCAGGCTTTCATTTCAGTCTTGTAACTCTCTCCATAATAACTGAACAAACTGTGTTAAGtgatgaaaaacattttcatgtgtCTCATGTTTTGTCTTTCAGGGCACCAATGCCTCTGCTCTGGAGAAAGACATCGGCCCGGAGCAATTCCCGATCAATGAACACTACTTTGGATTGGTCAATGTGAGTATCACTAAATCCTCTCGTACATTAACAAAGGGCCACTGCCAGAAAACACTGGTGTCATTTTTCATAACAAACTGCCACGGGACTCCGCTGAGTCATGTCCTCTACTGGATGGTTAGTACTGAAGGTACTGAACATGTGTTTGTGCACGCATTGGCCAATATGTGGATGTTCTGTCCCCCTAATATTCACAGAACACCCACGTTTCTCAACACGCCAAATGGATCAAAACAATTGATCACATCTGTATTTTTCCACCAGCTAATTTAAAGTTACTTTGAGAAACTTTgtgcggtccctgtggacaaaagcgggagtgtttccgagcaccacagtctctttagaaaacctctaatTTTACTGCActagggtctgacagtctgccctgtGCAGTCCTGGTGCTGGTTCTCCTGTACCACCATttcctccagcgggcccagcaatacagcttgggcctccagcagcgtggtgtcgctGTCGGCTGCCAGAGGGGCCCAGCGGCACAGCGAGGCGAAGCTCCGCTCCTGAACGGAGGAGGAGACGCTGCTGATGGCGCGGAGCTCTCCAACTCCTGCCGGAGCTCTGACTGTTGTTGAAATTTGGCagagatttattatttattaattatttatttatcaattatactgtatgaaatatatggaggatggaacctgccaaaataaaaaaataaatgcatgaataaatcactcaataaataaataaatatggcattaaatgtagcaaaaataaaataaaaaataaatctagtcattaattaattgatgaaatatgacataaatggatatatctgttttaatttgcttctttatctatttatctgtgtgttaagtcccttatttatttactattctgtttaatttcccttttatttatttaaagatttatttttattaatttttaattgtatttatttatttttgcattaattgttttatctatttttatttacttatttagttttgcatttattatctatttattttgtatttatttattttttgcatttattttttatttatcttatattcattttttgatgtatttatgcaataatttaataatttatttatttctgcacgttttactctttgcatttcaccccttatttatttctttacacatttccttttacatttctttatgcatttctgccttattatgcaaatgaggccccactggagtctgagctgaaggagtttctggtgaacctgcgtgATTACGTCAGATTTTGTGTGGAATCGGACCCGATGTCACTGATGACGAGCATTACGAATAACTATACAgaaatcttctcgctgatgatCTAATTTAGTGATGTAGGTCACATAGAgacatcagtattaaattgagactgtttaataaccagttaaaagttcctcacagtaactttaacagataatgtaaaaggaaaaatgaaCTGAAACCTCCTTTTTGTCCTCATCTTTTGTCATCTCTTCCTTCCTCAGTTTGGAAACACATGTTACTGTAACTCGGTGCTCCAGGCTCTCTACTTCTGCCGGCCGTTCCGGGAGAACGTTCTGGCTTATAAAGcccagcagaagaagaaggagaaccTGCTCACATGCCTGGCTGACCTCTTCCACTCCATCgccacacagaagaagaaagtggGCGTCATCCCGCCCAAGAAGTTCATCTCCCGCCTACGGAAAGAGAACGGTGAGAGACCACACCTCATACAGTAAAAACCTCAATTTATGAGTTGTGTGCCGATGAAAAGTTAATCCTGaaatcaaatattttgtttatcAGAACAACTGAAATCTTGAAATGTGGATAGTTGTTTTGGACTAAGCCTTTCGTAGGCACCAAACTGCACTCAGGTGGCAGCAATAAACAGACATTAGATTAATGAATTTAACCCTTGTGtcccactttaaaaaaatgttccagggtcctggtattgtgcatgctgccTCACTGGTATGGCTTGCTGGGACCAGTGGTTGTCTTAGACTTTCCTGTTGTCAGTGCTGCTGGCTTTAATGTAGTCTGAATATTTGAGGTGAAGGGCAGGTGCGTGTTGGAGGTAAGGTCATCCAGAGAGTAGAAGTGACAGAGAGGCTGACTGTTCTCTGCTGTCCATATTGAGGAAGCTCTTTATGTGAATGAACAATGTAATCTCTGTTTGGACCCGGCTATGGTCAGctgcctcctctctgcctcccccccacccacccaccaccTCCCCACTTCTCagttttcacatttcacatacAGATCTGTCAAAACAGACGTGTGTATGGATGTTGGTATTATCGGTGTAACCTGTTGatgtcataaaaatgacaattcagCATTTTACAGCATTATTTGGCATTTTGTAGACGTgatgattaatcgataatgaaaataatggtttgTTGCGGCCctacaaaaacatgaatattgGATTCAGTATGgacaaataattaataataaatggcTGGAGTCAATCATCTCCCCTCTATGAATGCTCTCTCTTTACTTTATCTCTGCGTCTCCCTCCAGATCTGTTTGACAACTACATGCAACAGGACGCACACGAGTTCCTCAACTACCTGCTGAACACGGTGGCCGACATcctgcaggaggagaagaagcaggagaagcagaACGGACGCCTCAAGAACAACGGCACCGCCGTCACAACGGAGACCGAGACGGAGAACAAAACGGAGCCCACGTGGGTTCATGATATCTTCCAGGGAACACTGACCAATGAGACGCGCTGCCTCAACTGTGAAACGGTGAGTTGATCTGCTTTATTTGCCTGTTGACTTCTCTTAAGCTCCTTTCCCATTGGACACAAAAAACctactaacatctggctttagTCTTCAGTGAGAAAGGTCTCAATCAGCATTCATTCCTGGAttaaatgactctgcagtagtcaaAATCAAAAGgtatttggacaattattataatttattaacatacaaaacatgcCCTCCtcaaagtcaccagactccagtcagacaacaatcattttacctcgctgatcatcAGAAAACACAACTTTATTTAAACTCGACAgaataaaaactttaaaaaaaaaaacttaaaaaaacattaacttaAATTTAAAAACGTAAACTTCAAcctaaaaaaacttaaaaatgttaaaacttttttaaaaagttaaaaaaaaattcaaaaaaactTCAACTTATAAAATTTAAaacttatatttaaaaaaacaacaaccttaaACTTgaaaaatttaagaaaaaacaaaaattttaactttaaagaaacaactttgttagtctttccactgttcaagcaatcaccaactctagtttgagagtttgaaagagagactgaataataAGTAACTGATATTGTAATGTTATCGCTtttgttctctgtgtgtgattttgttaTAGACACGAAGTAACGTTACAAGTCCAGACGTTCCACATATTGCTGCCACTCGTCATCCAACTCTGCAGTTTATCCTCGTCGACAATGTAATAATGTCAAGAGCTCCCAAAATGATACAGTCCAGTACTTCTGTTTAATTAGTTTATTGTAACACACAAAAACTCTGCACAACCACTGCTTAACTTCCTTACTGTCTAACTCCACGTAAGTCCTCGTGGTGGTCGTCTCACTGCCTAACTGAAAATAATGTTCACATTACAACAGATagaaaaaagaagtaaccaccgCACCAGGAAAAAAGGTAGAAAGGCTACTCATGTACTGGCAATAGGAAAGGAGTCTGCCACCTATTTTGAACAGGGTTTTCCACATTCAATAAACCTGCCTATACGTGGTAATTTCGGTGGATAAATTGTATTAGAGGGGTAGTATATTTCTGTTATCTGTCCCCGGCTCTCCCTGTGTGACCCTAAATAAGAGATCTGTCCTGAATACGTCTGGAAAAGGGATTAGCCTCTTCGCAGAAATGCTGAGAGAtgcaaaataaaagaagaataaaagatGCAGTGATGCACTCGGGGCCACCCAGTTTACGTCAGTTCGGCTGAGGCTTTGTCCTCGCAGGTTTTAGGGCGAGGAGTGGGACGGGTTGCCCTGAACAACCTCTGCAAACACCACGGGCTGCAGTGCTCAGAGACAAAAGCTCCTCAGTACAATCAGCATTTCAAAGACTGTCTGTGTTTAGAGGTGAGGGTGTCACAGCACAGCAGGCTTATCCTCACTGATCCAAGCAAAGAAAATGACAGTTTAGTTacctcagtgtctctctctctctctctttctctctctgtttgacaGGTGAGCAGCAAAGATGAAGATTTTCTGGATCTTTCTGTGGATGTGGAGCAGAACACATCAATAACACACTGTCTCAGGTAGTATTGATTTACTATACACTCAGTCACAGTTAGAAGGCCGACAGTAGACCACGTTCCCTCCGGTCTGGATGAGATTGAATAACCGAGCCTCTTGTGGCATGCTCTCCCCTGCAGGGACTTCAGCAACACAGAGACTTTGTGCAGTGAATACAAATACTACTGTGAGGCATGCTGCAGCAAGCAGGAGGCACAGAAGCGGTCAGTAAAGCTCTGAGGCATTAATACCTCTATGATGTGTCGGCATACTCTTTCTCTGAGCCTGTGTGTGCTTCTTCTCTGCAGGATGCGAGTGAAGAAGCTTCCCATGATCCTGGCGCTGCACCTGAAGAGGTTTAAGTACATGGAGCAGCTGCACCGCTACACCAAACTGTCCTACCGAGTGGTGTTCCCTCTAGAGCTCCGTCTGTTCAACACGTCCGGGGATGCAGTCAACCTGGATCGCATGTACGATCTGGTGGCTGTGGTGGTTCACTGTGGCAGGTACAGTGTGCTGATTAAAAGACCTCAATAGGAGTTGTAGTGTGGTCACACTTGGTACCAACCAGGCATGTAAAGATATATCGTAGACTCAGGTTTCCAGATGCGACAAAGCACTTTCCCTCAAGCTTCTGCAGACTCACTGATCAGACTTCACTTTTGTTGAGCTCCATAAGAAACAGCTGGTGGTCCTCAGGGGTCGTTGATTCTGGCTGTATTTCATCACTTTATTCTATAACATTTTAagagaatagtttgacattttgggaaatacgttCTTTCGCTTTCTTTCTTGAGAGCTGGATGAGAAGATGTCTGTACGGTAAAGTCCCCATGTTTCACTTATTGTTggatgtttgaccttcactgtACAGAATGATGTACGTGCAGAGTTTGACATTAGAAGACGgtttttcacattcatctgctgaagggggaaagtttctctgtgctcaccttAAATATGAGTTAAAGACCATGTTTCCCATTAATTaccgccacagtttcataatgaaatgaaaatatttttacacttcttaaCGGGTGGGTTGGAAGGCCCTCGCCGAGTGCATTTCCTCCTTGACCGGCTCGATgtcagcttggaaaggcccggggtgaaggtggctcgcagCTCCGGCCACgagctttacagcagccctTTGCCCAGACCTCGCCGCTTCCACCTCGACACATTTAACCTTAAAATGTACTAAATTTTCTCCCCCTTAGTGGGTCTGAATTCCACCCACCACAGTCTTacaaaatcctgtgggaaacactgtacAGACATGTACGTACAAGatgattttgtgacatcacaactagttTGGGAAGCCAATCATGTTTCAATATCAAGTGTGAGGACATTTCCAATGAACAAAGGAGACGTGGCGTCCAGCAAAATATGAGCATATTTATGGATTCTGAATATTCTCATTTTGAGGCAAGAAAGTGTATAAACACTATTCCCagaatgtcgaactattcctttaaactttCAGTTGAGAAACTAAAGACCTTGACTCGTACTCAGTTATGAGATCGGCTtagttctcttcttctcttcaaaTATGCTGCATTGCTGCTCAGAATCATCTGAATACGTGTAACACAAGTGTGACATCACAATCTATTCTAGGACAAATTGCCTGAACAGAatttaaatgtgacataaagATGATTAGATACTCAagatacagacgtaggcaaaattgttggtactcttccgttaaagaaagaaaaccccacagtggtcactgaaataacttgaaactgacaaaagtaataataaataaaaatgtactgaaaatgaactaatgaaaatcagctgttgcttttgaattgtggttcaacataatcattttaaaaaacaaactgatgaaactggcctagacaaaaaatgatggtagccctagaaaagatgtaaaataatgtgaccatagggacatattaaactaaggtgtgtcctgtaattagcatcacaggtatcttcaaacttgtaatcagtcagtctgcctatttaaagggtgaaaagtagtcactgtgctgtttggtatcatggtgtgtaccacactgaacatggaccacagaaagctgaggagagagttgtctcaggagatcagaaagaacattatagaccttcatgttaaaggtaaaggctataagaccatctccaagcagcttgatgttcctgtgactacagctgcacatattattcagaagtttaaggtccatgggactgtagccaacctccctggacgtggccgcaaggggaaaattgatgacatattgaagagacggataatacgaatggtaaccaaagagcccagaacaacttccaacgAGATTAGAGGTGATCTCCAAGGTCacggtacatcagtgtcagatcgcaccatccgtcactgtttgagccaaagtggacttaatggaagacgaccgaggaggacaccaaatcataaaaaagcgagactggaatttgccaaaatgcatattgacaagccacaaagcttctgggagaatgtcctttggacagatgagacaaaactggagctttttggcaagtcacatcagctctatgttcacagacgcaaaaatgaagcatccaaagaaaagaacactgtacctaatgtgaaacatggaggaggctcggttatgttatggggctgctttgttgcatctggcacagggtgtcttgaatctgtgcagggtgcaatgaaatctcaagactatcaaggcattctggagcgaaatgtgctgcccagtgtcagaaagcttggtctcagttgcaggtcatgggtcctcaaacaggataatgacccaaaacacagctaaaaacacccaagaatggctaagaacaaaacattggactattctgaagtggccttctatgagcccggatctaaatcctattgaacatctgtggaaggagctgaaacatgcagtctggagaagacacccttcaaacctgagacagctggagcagtttgctcacgaggagtgggccaacatacctgtcgacaggtgcagaagtctcattgagagttacagaaatcacttgattgcagtgattgcctcaaaaggttgtgcaacaaaatattaagttaatattaccatcatttttgtctaggccagtttcatcagtttgttttttaaaatgattctgttgaaccacaattcaaaagcaatgtctgattttcattagttaattttcagtaaatttttatttattattacttttgtcagtttcaagttatttcagtgaccattgtggggttttctttctttaacggaagagtaccaacaattttgcctacgtctgtagtGTATATTCTGCCttacaaaataatgataaataataaaatataaaagaatgtTTTGATGTAATGTATTTACTTTAAACATTTACTCTATTTTGAAATCCTAATATGATGAATATTTGTGTGGTAAACTGTGTTGAGCATTTATGTTGTCCTGAGGACTTCCTGCAGGAAGCTGATGTCGTACACACCGTGTGGGAGTTTACAGATCATGTCTAATAAAGAGTCACTGTTTGTCTCCGTTTCCTCAGCGGCCCAAACAGAGGTCATTATATCACCATAGTGA harbors:
- the usp46 gene encoding ubiquitin carboxyl-terminal hydrolase 46; protein product: MTVRNIASICNMGTNASALEKDIGPEQFPINEHYFGLVNFGNTCYCNSVLQALYFCRPFRENVLAYKAQQKKKENLLTCLADLFHSIATQKKKVGVIPPKKFISRLRKENDLFDNYMQQDAHEFLNYLLNTVADILQEEKKQEKQNGRLKNNGTAVTTETETENKTEPTWVHDIFQGTLTNETRCLNCETVSSKDEDFLDLSVDVEQNTSITHCLRDFSNTETLCSEYKYYCEACCSKQEAQKRMRVKKLPMILALHLKRFKYMEQLHRYTKLSYRVVFPLELRLFNTSGDAVNLDRMYDLVAVVVHCGSGPNRGHYITIVKSHGFWLLFDDDIVEKIDAQAIEEFYGLTSDISKNSESGYILFYQSRE